The nucleotide sequence CGTCAACCAGCGCAGACGCGACATCCGGAAAGGAGTTAGGCGGGTAGGTCCCCGCAAAATGACGCTGCGCTTCGACGAATACGGCCCAGCCTGATCCCAGGCGACGCAAGGCGTTATTCAAGCGACCCGCGACGGCGACGAGTTCAGCCGGCACTGCGCTATCCAGGTCGGGTCCGCGGAACTTTGCTGTCCGCTGGAACGAGCCGTCCTTGTTCAGGATGATTCCTTCGTCAACAAGGGCTGCCCAAGGCAGGAAGTCGGCGAGGCGCGCGCTGGAATGGCGATATTCGGCAAGGTTCAACATGACCGATAGCTCAGAGGTTGAGATGACTGGGAATGCGCAGATGTCGGCGCACCACATCGACGAAGGCGGGATCGCGCTTGGCGGCCCAGACGACGGCCATGTGGCCGATGAACCAGAGGACCAGACCCGCGATCCAGAGCCGAAGTCCCAGCCCCAGAGCTGCCGCAAGCGTGCCGTTGACGATCGCGACCGACCGCGGCGCGCCGCCCATCAGGATTGGCTCAGTGAGCGCGCGATGAACGGGCACGACAAAGCCTGCCACCTGATCATCCATCAGATCACCACGCCGCCGCCGAAGGAGAAGAACGACAGGAAGAAGCTCGAGGCGGCAAAGGCGATCGACAATCCGAACACGATCTGGATCAGCCTGCGAAAACCACCTGACGAATCCCCGAACGCGAGCGTGAGCCCGGTCACCACGATAATGATGACGGCGATGATCTTGGCGACCGGTCCTTCAACCGACTGCAAGATTTGATTGAGTGGCTGCTCCCACGGCATGTTCGAGCCGGCCGCCCATGCCGGCGCCGCTCCCAAAACCACCATGCCGAACACGGCCAACGATGCACCTCGAAGAAAACGCAATTGCCGACGCATGTCAGTCTCCCGCTGATGAAAGGCTGTAGTCGCCGGTGGCGCCAAGCCCGATGACGAGGGCGAGTTCAGCGAGGCGACGGTCAGCGCCGCGCCCCGCCAGCACTGCAACGAGGTTGATGGTCTCGGCGATCAGGGCACGCGGAACCGTGATGACGGCTTCCTGGATGAGTTGCTCAAGCCGCCGCAGCGCACCGAGCGCGGTGCCCGCATGAATTGTGCCGATGCCGCCGGGATGGCCTGTACCCCAAGCCTTGAGCAGATCGAGCGCCTCGGCACCTCGGACTTCGCCAATCGGGATGCGATCAGGTCGTAGGCGCAGCGAGGACCGAACGAGGTCCGATAGCGTGGCCACGCCGTCTTTGGTCCGGAGCGCTACAAGATTGGGCGCTTTGCACTGAAGTTCGCGCGTATCTTCGATCAGCACGACCCGATCCGTAGTCTTTGCCACCTCGGCCAGGAGCGCATTCGTCAGTGTTGTTTTACCGGTCGATGTCCCACCGGCGACCAGGATGTTCTTCCGTGCAGCGACCGCGCTCTTCAGGATCTTGGCCTCCTCCGAGGTCATGATCTCCTTGGCGACGTAGTGGTCGAGCGTAAACACTGCGACCGCTGGCTTGCGGATAGCAAAGGCCGGGGCGGCAACGACCGGAGGCAAAAGGCCTTCGAATCGCTCACCAGTTCCAGGCAGTTCTGCCGAAACCCGCGGCGCGCCGGCATGCACCTCGGCGCCGACGTGATGCGCAACCAGGCGAACAATGCGCTCGCCATCCGCAGCCGACAGAGTTTCGCCTGTGTCGATCAGGCCATTCGATAACCGATCGATCCACAACCGCCCATCTGGGTTGAGCATCACCTCTATGATCGTTTCATCTTCGAGGTAGCCGGCAATCGCTGTGCCGAGCGCGCTACGCAGCATTCGCGCACCGCGCGAATTCGCTTCCGATTGAAAGGAATGGACTGCCATCGTTCGCCCCCACCGAATGAGGACGCCCAAAGAGCGCCCTCAGATGGGGATCATTAGAAAATGCACCGATAGACTTGGCGCAACAACCGCTTTCAGTGATCGTAGGCTGGCGTAGAAAAAGGAAGACTGAGAACTGATATTTGACGGCTACTCAATCGTACCGGTCCACGGCGAGGTGTTGCTCACCACGCCGCATCGTCTTCCGCGGGTATGAGTATGACCGAATTCTCATACGAGCTTACTGACTCGACAACGTTGGAAACATTGGCCGGCACGAAGAACGGAATAGGCCTCGCCCATGAAGCTAGGTATCGGCCCCAAGGCAGCGCAAACCAGACCAACGCCGCGATCTGAAGTGCTATGTTGAGACCGAACGCGACTTGATAGGCTTGGACGGGCCTATGGCCACCATTCGCAGACCATTCCTCCAGGATCAGGCCAGTCCCGAATTGAGCCAAAAATGCCCAACCGAAGTGCAGGACGTTTAGGGCGCCATTGGCGCGACCAGCTAGCTCAGGCGGAAAGTAATCCGCTATCACCGCGAAGCTGGCCACAGTTGCCGTTCCGACAATGGCGACAACGGACCAGGGCACAATGGACGGCAGAGGTGCTCGCAAGATCAAGGCTAACTCAGCTGCGACAAACAGAACTGTTACCATCACTAATATCGTCTCCGCCCCGATTCCCCTCCGTTTGATGTAATGGACCGTCGTACCGAACAACCAGGCACCGCAGCTTAAGACGATCGACATCGTAAGAAGCTGTCGGACCAGACTTGCGCGATCAAGCCCCTCGACGTCTGTCAGCCATGGCGATGCCCACAAACCTTGCAGAGACCAGGCTGATCCAATGCAAGTCGCCGACAACGGTGCGATTCGCCAGAAGCGTCGATCGCCGAAAACGGAGCCAAGGGTGGCGTGCGCGGTTGATGGGACAATGGGTCGTTCAGGCACCATGACATAGATGAGAATGGCCGTCACACCCGTAGCGGCTGCCAGGATCTCAAAGAGCGGCCGCCAGCCCATCCAAGCGAGCAGGTGTTCGACCGGAGCCGTGGCGGTCACCGCTCCCAACGATCCCAGCATGACCATGTAGCCGTTCAGCAAGGCAACTCGTTCCCTGGGGAACCAAAGGATGATGGACTTCAGTCCTGCCGTGAGCGCCGCGGCCACGCCGAGCCCGATCATTGCACGCGCGATCAAAAGTGACAGGAAGCCGGTCGATACCGCGAACAACCCAGCGCCCACTGCTGCGAGCAAGAGCAGAACACTCTGGACGCGCCGCGGGCCAAAGCGGTCCAGCAATACTCCGACGGGGATCTGAGCCGCCGCGAAAACCAGGAAATAGACTGACGTCAGCAACCCGAGGTCGGCAGTCCCAAGCCCGGTATCCGAGCTGAGATAATTGGCGATCAAGGCGTTGATCGTTCGAAACAGATACGAAAGATAGTATCCAGCCGCAAAAGGGAGAAAAACGCGTGCGATGAGACGCCATGTCCCCGAGATCTGCATGCTGGCCCCTCTTGCTGTCAGCTCGTGCGAGCCGATAGCGCGACCAGATTTTCGTCAGTTCAGCTAAATCGCTGCGGGCGTAGGTTAGCGAAGAAAAAGAAGGGACCGGCGAAACGGTCTTTCTACATGGTTCAATCAAGCTTCTTCGGCCGCTTCCTGGCGGCGGATATCTTCTGGAATCTCGCGCAGAAAGCTTTGCCCTTTCTGCAAACGGCGCCCGAGCGCCTCGACAAATCCTTCAAAGCGCTCCCGACCCTTTGCCTGCGCGGCCGCCTGCGCGTCGTTGGGCAATGGCGGCGTTATTGTCAGCCAAAAGCGGATGAACAGGGCCAAGGTCTCGGCCATCAAACCCACGTCTCGCTCCAGCCTCTGCATCTGACGCGATAGCCGATCCAGGCGACGGGTAAACGCTGCCTCCCGCCTGTCCGCTCCATCCGGCGACAGAAACGAAGCAACGGCTGCCTCCACGATCGCAGACCGGGAAAGCTTTTTGCGATCGGCGAGGTCCGAGATCTGTTTCAGAAGCTCTGGCGGGAAGTAGACGTTCATCCGGTCGCGCATATTGCCTCAGAGCTCCATGCCGTCATTCGGGTCCATGGCAACCTGGCGGGCGACGCCACGCATCTGTTGGCGCATGAGCCGCGACTGACGGACGACATCCTCGTCATCATCAAGAACAACGGCAAATTCCTCTGCTGGCGTCGGTTCGATCGTCTCCTTGGCGATCGCAACGTGATCGGGGAGTTCGGGCTCACGACGGAGGCCGCTGTTCGCCGTGTCTTCCTCGACCTCGGCGGCCTTGTCAGTGTGACCTCCCGTCGGCTCCGGCGTTCCGAGCGATGACCATCCGTCCGTTCGCGATGATCTGCCAGCCCCCGCCGGATCGGGCGGCGGCAGAACCCGCTCGGTAAACCGCCGATCCTCATAGTAGCGAACCTTCTTTGCCCTTATCGGCGGCGTGCCCGCCACCATGACAATCTCGTCCATCGGCGGAAGCTGCACGACCTCACCCGGGGTCATCAGCGGCCTTGCCGTCTCCTGGCGCGAGACCATGAGGTGCCCCAGCCAGGGATTCAACCTATGACCGGCATAGTTCTTCATCGCACGCATCTCCGTCGCCGTGCCCAAGGCGTCGGACACACGCTTCGCCGTCCGCTCGTCATTGGTCGCGAAGCTGACGCGAACGTGGCAGTTGTCGAGGATGGCGTTGTTGGGCCCGTAAGCCTTCTCGATCTGATTGAGCGATTGCGCGATCAGGAAACTCTTGATGCCGTATCCCGCGATGAAGGCGAGCGCGGACTCGAAGAAATCAAGCCGCCCAAGAGCTGGGAACTCGTCGAGCATCATCAGGACTCGATGCCGACGGTCTCGGGCGTGCAGATCTTCGGTCAGCCGTCGACCGATCTGATTCAGTACCAGACGGATCAATGGCTTGGTCCGAGAAATATCCGACGGTGGTACCACGAGGTAAAGCGTCGTCGGGCGGCTATCTGCGATCAGATCGGCAATCCGCCAGTCGCAGCGGCGGGTCACCTGGGCCACCACGGGATCGCGGTAGAGTCCGAGGAACGACATCGCAGTGGACAGGACGCCGGAACGTTCATTCTCCGACTTGTTCAGGAGCTCGCGCGCGATCGAGGCGACCACAGGATGAGCACCCTGTTCGCCAAGGTGCGGCGTGGTCATCATCGCCTTCAGCGTCGCCTCGATCGGCCGCTTCGGATCGGAGAGGAATGCGGCGACGCCGGCCAGAGTCTTGTCAGCCTCGGCATAAAGGACGTGGAGGATGGCACCGACCAAGAGGGAATGACTGGTCTTCTCCCAATGGTTCCGCTTGTCGAGGGAGCCCTCGGGGTCGACCAAGACATCGGCGACGTTCTGTACGTCGCGAACCTCCCATTCCCCGCGCCGGACTTCGAGCAGCGGATTGTAGGCTGATGACTTTGGGTTGGTGGGGTCGAACAACAGGACGCGGCCATGCCGCGAGCGAAAGCCAGCGGTCAGTTGCCAATTCTCGCCCTTGATGTCGTGAACGATGGCCGAGCCGGGCCAAGCCAACAGCGAGGGGACCACGAGGCCGACACCCTTTCCCGACCGGGTCGGTGCAAAACACAAGACGTGCTCCGGTCCGTCATGGCGGAGGTAGTCACGGTCGAGCTTGCCGAGCACCACACCATCCGGACCGAGCAGCCCGGCCGCCCTCACCTCCTCCAGACCAGCCCAGCGCGCCGAACCATAGGTCTCGACATTCTTGGCTTCACGCGCCCGCCAGATCGACATACCAATCGCCGCTGCAATCGACACGAAGGTCCCCGACGCTGCTATGAACGCGCCCTCAACGAAGACTTGCGGCGCATAGGCGTCGTAGACAAACCACCACCAGAAGAAGACGGGCGGGTAGTAGACCTTGAAGCCTAACAGTTCGAACCAGGGCCGCCCAAGCTCCGGTTGCCAGGCGAGCCGCCAAGCCGTCCACTCGGTTGCTCCCCAGATGGCGAGCAAAACGATCAGGCCGACAACGATCACCTGTCCCCAGAGGATCTTGGTTCCGGACATCCCGAACGTCCTTCCGTAACTGAATTGGTGAGATACCTAGAGGCCGAGGTCGCGCTTGCGACCAAAACCCCATTCGATGCCGCCGCCGTCCTTCACGACGCCGGTGACGTGTTGGCCGAGCCGCTTTTCGAGTTCGCGCGACCAGGGCACGAGTTGGAAGCCGAGCCCATTATCGATCATGGCGAAGCGTCCCGAGGTGAGCGTCAGACGCTGGCGATACGTGCCCGCTACATGCTCCCCGGAGGCGGCGGCCACGTGAGGCAGGCCGGTGTCGGCCGAGACCTTTGCCGCCACGTCGTCCAGTTCACGTCGGCGCAGCGTGTTCAGGAGGTCGCGCTGCAAGATGATGCTTTGGCCCTGCCGTCGCGCCAGGCCCCCCTGGAACAGATGCTGGGTACGGGCTTCCATGGCGTCGCGGGTCTCGCGGCCGAATCCGCCCATGGCGAGCGGCATGCGGTGGCGTTCAACCAGCCGATGGTCGAGCCAGGTCGCGCCCTTCGCGCTGACCTGCTCGTGCAGATCGAGATCCGAGCGGGTCGCCAGCATCAGAGTCGGCCGCGGATCGCCGGCTTGACCGAAGCGTCGCACTTCAACGATACCGCCGATCGGCGGTGCATATTCAAATGCCTCGACCCCTCGGAAGCGCACGTGATGCGCGCGTCCGTCTGTTCCGTCGATCATGGCGTACGCCTCACCCGTCAGTTCGTCATGCAGTCCACGGTCGACCAGTCGTCCGATAATCTGGGACGTCGGCTGTCCACCTTCGATGACGAAGTCGGCAACGCCGCGCGCCTCCCCACGCTCGGTAAAGGTGCGGTGCATGGTCTTGATGATGTCGCCGCGCATGCCGAGGTCGCGCAAGCTGCGCTCGGCCTCGAGCCCAACCATCCATTCCCCAGGCGCGGCGGATGCGGCAAGACCCATCTTCTCCAGGTGTTGAAGGCGGCCAACCATCAGGCGTCGGATCTCAGGATCGGAGCTGCCTGGGTTCTCGGGGCGAAGATCGATAGTGCCGGTCTCATCGGCTGCCAGCCGGATCTCCCGATCGAGCCGCGTCCATCGTTCCGCCGTGACCTCCCTCTCCAGCGAATTGCGGATCTCGTGCTCCGGTTTTGAACCGAGTTCAATGGCGGCCAGTTCCTCGGCGCGTGAGCGCAGGCCCTGGCTGACGTAGTCGCGGGAGATCACGAGATCCGCCCCTTCCTCATCTATTCCCCGAACGAGAAGATGGACGTGAGGGTTGTCGGTGTTCCAATGATCGACGGCCACCCAATCGAGCCGGGTGCCAAGGTCGGTCTCCATCTGCTTGGCGAGATCGCGGGTAAAGGCCTTCAGGTCGGTCATGTCGCCGGCGTCCTCGGGTGAGACGATGAACCGGAAATGATGCCGGTCATCCTGGCACCGTTCTGCGAAAGCCGCGGTATCGGCGCGGTCGCAGCCCTCATCGAACATCTCGGCCCGCTCACCACTTCGGGTCACGCCATCGCGCTTGAGATATGAGAGGTGGGCGGTCAGTGGCGCTGAACGGAAGGCTCGCCCCTTGTGCCGGACAACACGCGCCTTCACCACAACGCGCCGTGTCGGGCTGAACAATCTGGCGCGGCTAAAGGCGAGGCGCCCGCGGCCAAACGTGGAGCGCCCATAGGCCACAGAACGCCTGCCAGCCGCGGCCGGCCCCGAGGTGTGTCCTGCTTTCTTCGCGGCGCGCAGCACCTGGTTGATGAAGCTCTTCGGCTTCGGCACGCGGGTACTGCGAATGCGCCCGGGTCGAATACGCAGATCGCTGTCGCCCACGCTCACGGCAGGGCCTCCCAACGATCCAAAGCGCACATGGTGCCGAAAATGCCTTTGATTGCATTCGTCAAAATGCACGGCGCGGCACGCGCCGCGACCGACCGGCACGGTAGAACGCAAGCCATGTCAATGGCTTGCGGTTCGACCGGCGAGCCCCTTTTATCTCGCCCTCTTAATCGGTCGTGTGTAAGCGTCCGACTCCCGCACGTCTTTCGCATATTCTGTTCTCGTTTCATTTCAGGTTCTCTGCTGCAGTGGAGAATCTCCGATGCCGCCTCGCTCCTGGGCAAAAGCCAACAATCCGTACTGGTCGACACACGTCGCGACCTGGTATCGCGGCCATCAGGACGCGGAGGAATATTGCCGCCGGCGCAAGCTTTCGATCGCGACATTTGAACGATGGATGCGCCATCTCGTTTGCGCGGAGGATCTGAGCAAACGCGCGGAATACTTGCGTAAATTGCGCAGCAAAGAGCTTGAACGGCAGGGCAAGAAGGGGCCATCGAAGCGACGCAAAAGGCCGCCGCGCTACCGCTACAGCGTGCGTACGAACAGCAAACCGATTGCACTTCGGGCGTTCTGGGGCATGCATGTCGAGGCGATGAACTGGAGTGGCATGGGGCATGCCGAGTACGCTGCGGCGCTCGGTCTGTCGCCGCATGCCCTGCGCATTTGGCGCGATCGCCTCGAAGAATCCGGCGACGAAATGGACTGGCGATCGTTGCTTCATCCGAGTGCCCGGGCTCAATTAAGCAGCGCTGCTAATTGCGCGCGGCGCAAATACCGCTTGACACCGCAGGCGGTGGATGGGCGGTCGAACCGGCGCCGCTTCAGCGACGAGCAGAAGCGGGCGATGGTGCAGGAGACGGAGAAGCCAGGGGTTGCCGTGGCGGAGGTCTGCCGCCGCCACGGCATCGCCACCAGCCTGCTCTTCCGCTGGCGCGTCCAGTTCGGTCTGAACGCTCGCAAGGCGCCGCAACTCGCGACGGTGACGCTCGCCGACGGCACGGCGAGTGAGCCGGCGGCGCTCACGGCCTTGCGCGATCTCGTCAAGGCGCCGGAAGGGATGATGGCGTTCGTACTGGATGATGGACGGCGCGTCCTTGCGCAAGCGGGCAGCAGTCCGGCGGAGCTGAAGCGGCAGTTCGCCGAAAGGGGGAAGGCATCATGATCGCTGTTCCGGCAGGTGTGAAGGTGCACCTCGCGCTTGGCCATACCGACATGCGCAAGGGTCTCGATGGACTTGCGACGTTGATCCAGGAACACCTCAAGAAGGATCCCTTCTCGGGCCATCTGTTCGTCTTCCGCGGGAAGAATGCTTCGCTTCTGAAGATTCTGTTTTGGGATGGGACGGGGCTGTGTCTGTTCACTAAGCGCATCGACCGTGCGACGTTCATGTGGCCACGCGCGGCGGAGCCTGGCGGTACGGTGACGCTGACACCTGCGCAACTCGCGATGTTGATCGAGGGCATCGACTGGCGTGCACCCGAGCGCTTCTGGCGCCCGCTTCTTGCAGGCTGAATCGCAAATACTAGCGCAATATAAGTCGAAGTTGCTTCTTCGAATCAGCGTGTTCGAGTAGATTCGGACATGCAGCTCGATCTCGACAATCTCCCGACAGAAACAGCACTTCTGCATCGCCTCGTTCGCGATATTGTCGGCACGATTGAACACCGCAACACTGAAATCGAGCGCCTGAAATCTATCATCAAGCAGTTGCAGCGCGCGCAGTTCGGCCGCCGCTCCGAGCGCCTCGATCCCGATCAGCTCGCGCTCGGTCTTGAAGATCTGGATGGCGATCTCGCCCGCGAAGAAGAGAAGCGTCCGCGCATCGCGGAGCAACAGGCCGAACGGTCTTCTCATCGCAAGCCGCTGCCAGATCATCTGCCGCGCACGGATGTGCGGCTCGACATTGGCGGCGTGATTTGCGCCTGCTGCGGCGGCGCGCTGCACGTAATCGGCGAGAGCGTGAGCGAGATGCTGGACTGGATTCCAGCACAACTGCACGTGATCCGCACCACCCGCTCGAAATACGCCTGTCGGACCTGCGAGACAGTGGTGCAGGCGCCGGCTCCGGAACGGGTGATCGTCGGCGGTGTCGCAACGCCGGCGCTGCTTGCTCAGGTATTGGTCAGCAAATACTGCGACCATACCCCCCTCTATCGGCAGTCGCAGATCTTCGCGCGGCACGGCGTCGATCTCCCGCGGTCGACGCTCGCTGGATGGGTCGGCGGCGCTTGCTGGTGGCTCGAGGCGTTGCACGACCGCATGTGCAAGAACGTGTTCGCCTCGGATCATCTGTTCGCCGACGACACGCCGGTTCCGGTGCTCGATCCAGGACGTGGACGCACCAAGACTGGACGTCTCTGGGTCTATGCCCGCGAGCAGCGCGGCTGGGGCGGACCGGAGCCGCCCGCGGCAGTTTATCTGTTCGCACCAGACCGCAGGGCCGAGCGTCCGGCTTCGCACCTCGAGCACTTCAAGGGTGTTCTGCACGTCGACGGCTATGCTGGCTTTGAGCCTTTGACTGGCAAAGGCGACGTCGTGCTCGCTGCATGCTGGAGCCATACGCGGCGACGATTCTACGAGGTGGCGCAGGCCACCAACGCGCCAATCGCGACCGAGGCGCTGCGCCGGATCGCCGAACTCTATGCCGTCGAAGCTGAGGTCCGTGGTCAATCGGCTGCGCATCGGCTTGCAGCACGCCGCAACCGATCGAAGCTCATGGTCGATGCCATGCGGCTCTGGTTCGAAACACAGATTCTCCTTGTACCAGGCCGTAGCACCCTGGCCGAAGCGATCCGCTACGCCCTCTCGCGCTGGGATAGTTTGACACGCTTCCTGCAAGACGGCCGCATCGAGCTCGACACGAACCCAGTTGAACGCGCAATCAGGCCTGTTGCCCTCGGACGCAAGAATCACCTCTTCGCGGGCAGCGATGGCGGCGGCCATCGATGGGCCGTTCTCTGTTCCTTGATTGAAAGCTGCAAGCTTAACGACGTCGAACCCTACGCCTATCTGCATGACGTGCTCACGCGGATGGTCGACGGACACCCTGTCAACCGGCTCGATGAACTGCTGCCGTGGGCTTGGAAAGCCGGGAATTCTGTCAAGAGCTGAGCGAAGTGCAGCGGCCGGACGCTTACGGTCGTGTCGTTGGCTTGCTCTCACCCATTTTCGCTTCCTTTCTCGTTTGCGACAAGGCCCGCTGCGCCACGCCATGACACGATGCGCCGCGATGGATCCGAGTCCTGATGCGCCGTGCAGTCTTCCGCGCTCGGCGACGGCACGTAGTCGCTGCAGCACGGCAGCGCGGACGCCGTCGCGGCGCATCTTTCCATCGGTGTGACGGAGCCACATCACAGGCAATCCGGCGCGATCGGCCGCCATCCGAAGATGCACCGTCGCAGGCAAGATAACGTGCGTTCCGTCGTATTTGTGCTGCACCAGTCCTCATCCGCCCGCGGCGGAGCTCCATGTTCAGGACGCGGCGATCACCGCGTCATTGGTCGGTCGTAGATCAAGTCGCTCATGCGTAAGCCCCGAGCAATTTGCGCTGCTTGGCAGTCCGCTCGGCGCGTCTCTCGGTCGCGGAGGCGTCCGGATCGCCGCAGTAGAACGTGCCGCTGGTCCACATGGCGTGCATGATCACGGCAAGCTTGCGCGCCACCGCGACCGTCGCCTTGCGGTGCGAGGACCGCTTCGCCAGCGCCAGCCCCCACGTCTTGACCTTGTCCTGCTTCTTGTAACGGGTCAGCAGCGCGCTGGCCGCCTCATACAGCGCCCGTCGCACGTCGCCGTCACCCGCCTTGCTGATCCGACCCTTGACGTCGATCGAGGAGCCGGACTGCCAGCGTCGCGAGGTCAGGCCAAAATACGCCGCCACGTCGCGCGAACGCCTGAAGCGCGAGGGATCATCGACCGCGGTCATAAAGCTCAGCGCTCCGATCGGACCGACACCGGGAATCTGCATGAACCGCCGGCACAGCTCGTGGCCGGCGACCAGGCGCACCACCAAATCGTGCAGCCGGCAGTACTCCTTCCACAGTGCCGCGCGCGCATTCAGCATGGCGTCGGTCAGCTCACTGACCAGCGCATCGCCCGCCACCGCTTCGCGCACGGCTTGCGCAAAGCCGCCGCGCCCGACCCGGTTCAGCCGGATGCCAAACACCTTCAGCGAGTGCCGGATCGCGTTCTCCAGGTCCAGAAACTTGCGCTTCAAATTGCGCCGGTGCGTCAACAACAGGCGCAGCCGGTAGCAGGCCTCGCTCTTGATATGCGCGCGTCTGAACCAGCCGGTGCGCATGATGTGGGCGATGCCGAGCGCATCCGCTTTGTCGGTCTTGTTGCGCTGCGCCTTCAGCGCTGCACGAACGTGGAGGGTCTCCAGGCACACCGCCGGCAGGCCGAGTTTTAACAGTTCCGGATGCAGCCAGGGCGACAGCGAGCCTGCCTCGTGGCCGAGCCGCCGCAAGCGGGAAAGATACGGCGTCAGCGCCGCCTTGATCGCGTCGGGATCGGTCACCACCGCCGTCTCCAGCATCAACTTGCTGGTGGCGTCCACCACGCAGATCGCTGTCTCGTCCATGCCGACATCCAAACCACAGAAGAATTCCATCGCTCGCCTCCCGCGTTGCTGAGGCGGCGCAGTTTGCGCGTTATTCATCGCGCAGACCACTTGCGCTGCTGCCGCAAGTCCCGGCGCAGCCCGATTACGGGCGGCAGTCCTGCCGTCGTGCGGTAAGCGTCCGAATCCTGCACCACTCTTCGATAGTGTGTTCTCGTTCCATTTCGGGTCCTCTGCTGCATTGGAGAATCTCCGGTGGGTCCAAAACATTTCCAGAACAAAGCCAGACGTGAATGGTGGTCGATTCACATCGAAGCCTGGCAGCGCAGCGGCCTTTCGCAGAGGGCGTATTGCCGTCGACATCGCTTGGACCAGGGGACGTTCGCGCGTTGGCTGAAGGCACTTGCTGGCGAGGAAGCTGCACGCAAGCTCGCGAAATATCAGACGGAATTGCGCCGAGAAGAACTGAAAGGAGGACCGAGAAGGACACTGCGGCAACGCTTCTCGATCAGCACGGACGTGCGTCATCGCGGTTTGCAAGCATTCTGGGCAATGCACGTCGAGGCGATGAACTGGAGCGGAATGGGTGCACGCGAGTGTGCCGCGGCACTGTCCCTGTCGCCGTACGCGCTGCGCAAATGGCGCCACCGGTTGGACGCCGGCAAGCTCGAAATCGACTGGCGTGCGCATCTTCACCCTTCAGCCCGCCCCGTCGCTAGCACTAGTGCCAAGGAATCGACCTCCCAAAGCAGCTTGACAGACGCCTCGAACGACGCTC is from Bradyrhizobium sp. ISRA430 and encodes:
- the tnpB gene encoding IS66 family insertion sequence element accessory protein TnpB (TnpB, as the term is used for proteins encoded by IS66 family insertion elements, is considered an accessory protein, since TnpC, encoded by a neighboring gene, is a DDE family transposase.) produces the protein MIAVPAGVKVHLALGHTDMRKGLDGLATLIQEHLKKDPFSGHLFVFRGKNASLLKILFWDGTGLCLFTKRIDRATFMWPRAAEPGGTVTLTPAQLAMLIEGIDWRAPERFWRPLLAG
- a CDS encoding IS110 family transposase; this translates as MEFFCGLDVGMDETAICVVDATSKLMLETAVVTDPDAIKAALTPYLSRLRRLGHEAGSLSPWLHPELLKLGLPAVCLETLHVRAALKAQRNKTDKADALGIAHIMRTGWFRRAHIKSEACYRLRLLLTHRRNLKRKFLDLENAIRHSLKVFGIRLNRVGRGGFAQAVREAVAGDALVSELTDAMLNARAALWKEYCRLHDLVVRLVAGHELCRRFMQIPGVGPIGALSFMTAVDDPSRFRRSRDVAAYFGLTSRRWQSGSSIDVKGRISKAGDGDVRRALYEAASALLTRYKKQDKVKTWGLALAKRSSHRKATVAVARKLAVIMHAMWTSGTFYCGDPDASATERRAERTAKQRKLLGAYA
- a CDS encoding IS66 family transposase, which produces MQLDLDNLPTETALLHRLVRDIVGTIEHRNTEIERLKSIIKQLQRAQFGRRSERLDPDQLALGLEDLDGDLAREEEKRPRIAEQQAERSSHRKPLPDHLPRTDVRLDIGGVICACCGGALHVIGESVSEMLDWIPAQLHVIRTTRSKYACRTCETVVQAPAPERVIVGGVATPALLAQVLVSKYCDHTPLYRQSQIFARHGVDLPRSTLAGWVGGACWWLEALHDRMCKNVFASDHLFADDTPVPVLDPGRGRTKTGRLWVYAREQRGWGGPEPPAAVYLFAPDRRAERPASHLEHFKGVLHVDGYAGFEPLTGKGDVVLAACWSHTRRRFYEVAQATNAPIATEALRRIAELYAVEAEVRGQSAAHRLAARRNRSKLMVDAMRLWFETQILLVPGRSTLAEAIRYALSRWDSLTRFLQDGRIELDTNPVERAIRPVALGRKNHLFAGSDGGGHRWAVLCSLIESCKLNDVEPYAYLHDVLTRMVDGHPVNRLDELLPWAWKAGNSVKS
- a CDS encoding transposase gives rise to the protein MGPKHFQNKARREWWSIHIEAWQRSGLSQRAYCRRHRLDQGTFARWLKALAGEEAARKLAKYQTELRREELKGGPRRTLRQRFSISTDVRHRGLQAFWAMHVEAMNWSGMGARECAAALSLSPYALRKWRHRLDAGKLEIDWRAHLHPSARPVASTSAKESTSQSSLTDASNDAPTIPATRARRFFSDEQKLAIVMETEQPGTTVSGVARKHGIVTGLLFRWRVEFGFAQRKRAKCASVALADDTTAALVLRPPEGMMAIGLPDGRCVFAPIGSDPDVVRARVESGEIAPC